From Leptospira yasudae:
TATACGTATCCTGCGGAAATCACGGGACATCCCGTCGAAAGGGAAAAAGGAAAAGCTTCCATAACGGATCATGTGATCCCGGGAAAAAGAGGAATTTCATTACGCGCTATTTTGTCATCTTCCGTAAACGCATTCACTTTATCGAATATAACCGTCGATCGAAAGTTGGAAACTCTGATCCGTTGGCAAACGGAAGGAACGTTTCTTACGATGCTCGGATACGAGACGGGAGGAATCATCAATCGAATTCTTTCCATGCTGCCTGCTTCCTTTCGTTTCGTCGAACCGGACGATCCGGATCGGCGTTATCTGGGAAGATCGATCGATGAAATCCCGAATCTTCTTTTAGGAGACGTGTCTTTTTCCGAAGTCAAGGAAACGGGAAAGGACGTTACGGTTTCGCTTTCGATCGTGCCGATTCTGGTTGCGGAAGCGAAAACGAGAGAAATCAAAAAGGTCCCTTCGGGCGGAAGAAAGAGTTCCGCGAAGGTAGAGAAAACGGGAGCGCCAAAAAAGTAAGGGTAGTTTAGTATATGCCAATATTCCAATATTTACCGATTAAAAGCGATACCTTTCCGATCTCCAACACGTACGAGATCGGATCGAAAGAATACGATTTCGAATTCGCATATAATGAGAACGGAGACTTCTTTACCGTTCTTGTGCGGAATCAGGACGGAAAAGAATTATTTTCCTCCAAACTCGTTTACGGGGTTCCTTTGAATCACGTCGTGGTCGACGACTTTCCGCTTTCGATTCTTCTTAAACCTTTGGACCTGGACGACTTGTATCGGGACGAGTATACCGACATTCCCGTGAATGCGAAAACGTTCGGAAGCAGAGTGCAAATTTATCTGGAGGGCGAAGTATGATCGGAAATCCGAAATTGTTCGGCCGGGTCGTTTCCTTGGAAATTCTTCCACGAAGCGGAGCAGGGAAAGAATTCACATATCCGCCTTTCGATATCGAGTTCGAAACGGAGATCGGTCCGATGAATCTAACGACCGTCAAGATCTATAACGTGAACGAGGATACGATGAATCTGGTCGGAGCGAAATCGAAAGGAAGCGGATTTCAATATCCGAGCGCATCCTTAAGCGCGGGATATAAGGACGAATTCGGAGTCGTCGCAAACGGAGAAGTGATTCGCCCTCAATTCAAACAGGATGAAACGAACAAAATTTTAGAGTTCAAAATCAGCGCGAACGCAGCCTCTTGGGCGAGTTCTTATATTATGAAAACGTACAATAATCTTCCGGCGATGACCGTGATCCTGGATATAATCAAGCAAGGGAATCTAAAACCGGGGAGAATTACCTTAGGGGAAAACAAGATCGTGAATTTCAGCGCCAACGTTTCGTTAGGCGATTGCATTCAAAAATTCTGTAAACTGACAAAGTCGCAGTATTGGTTTCAGGACGGTTTTTTATACGTTGATTCTTTAAGCCCGGATAAGAAGCCGAGCAGAATCTTTTTGGACGATTCATCCGGTTTGATCGGTGTTCCGGAAAAAGGTCAAAAAACCTGGAAGATTAAAAGTCTGTTTCGGCATCAGTTCAAGAAGAATGTAATCGTCTCTGTGAAAGGAGGCGGGTTGAACGGCGACTACAGAATCGAAAAAGGGAAACACGTTTTTTCCACGTTTCAAACGGAGAGTTATTCCGAACTGGAGGTGATGCCGTTATGAATTTGGACGAAGTCATTCTCGCTGCGATACAAAAATCGCTTTCACGCGCCCAAGTCGGATTGCCGGGAATCATCGATTCGTTCAATGCGAATCAGATGACGGCTAACGTAAAACTTCCTTTTAAACAAAAAGACGGAAGCGGAGAAGAAAAGGCGTTTCCGATTCTTTCCAATGTTCGGGTGGGAACACTGTGGGCCGGGGATTTTTTCATCAAACCCGATTACAAACGGGGAGATAAAGTCTGGGTTTCGTTTTCTACGCACGATATCGGCGACGCGGTTCGAGGAGTAAGTTCGGTAGTCTCGGAGTCCTTATTCGATCTGCAAAGCGCGTGTGTCGTTTCCGGCTACAAAGGAGAAACTGAAGCTCCTCCAACTACCGCAGGCGAATCCGGTTTGCTCATCGGAAATAAACAAGGAAGTTCTCTCATTCAACTCGATGAAGATCGGATTAAGATTCGAGGCGGTTCCGTCGATCTTTCCGAGTCGGCGGTTTTAGGGGAGACATTGGCCGATTTGATGCGCATGATCTTGGATGTCTTTATCAACAACGCGGCTTCGTTTACCGCAAATACGGTTCCCGGTTCTCCAGCCGCTTTGTCCCCATCAATCGTATCTGCGTTGAATGCGCGTAAGGCGGAAGTGGATCAAATTCTTTCTCAAAAGGTGAAGATAGGATGAAAGGTTTAAAGATAGAACACGGAGACGTTGTTCGGGAACAAGGGCGCCCGATCGTTTTGGACGGATTGGAGTATTATTCACAAAGAATC
This genomic window contains:
- a CDS encoding phage protein, whose amino-acid sequence is MIGNPKLFGRVVSLEILPRSGAGKEFTYPPFDIEFETEIGPMNLTTVKIYNVNEDTMNLVGAKSKGSGFQYPSASLSAGYKDEFGVVANGEVIRPQFKQDETNKILEFKISANAASWASSYIMKTYNNLPAMTVILDIIKQGNLKPGRITLGENKIVNFSANVSLGDCIQKFCKLTKSQYWFQDGFLYVDSLSPDKKPSRIFLDDSSGLIGVPEKGQKTWKIKSLFRHQFKKNVIVSVKGGGLNGDYRIEKGKHVFSTFQTESYSELEVMPL
- a CDS encoding phage baseplate plug family protein, producing MPIFQYLPIKSDTFPISNTYEIGSKEYDFEFAYNENGDFFTVLVRNQDGKELFSSKLVYGVPLNHVVVDDFPLSILLKPLDLDDLYRDEYTDIPVNAKTFGSRVQIYLEGEV
- a CDS encoding phage baseplate protein; the protein is MGIVSGRDTIAFTDGDTEVEMNVSMDIQYTYPAEITGHPVEREKGKASITDHVIPGKRGISLRAILSSSVNAFTLSNITVDRKLETLIRWQTEGTFLTMLGYETGGIINRILSMLPASFRFVEPDDPDRRYLGRSIDEIPNLLLGDVSFSEVKETGKDVTVSLSIVPILVAEAKTREIKKVPSGGRKSSAKVEKTGAPKK
- a CDS encoding Gp138 family membrane-puncturing spike protein — encoded protein: MNLDEVILAAIQKSLSRAQVGLPGIIDSFNANQMTANVKLPFKQKDGSGEEKAFPILSNVRVGTLWAGDFFIKPDYKRGDKVWVSFSTHDIGDAVRGVSSVVSESLFDLQSACVVSGYKGETEAPPTTAGESGLLIGNKQGSSLIQLDEDRIKIRGGSVDLSESAVLGETLADLMRMILDVFINNAASFTANTVPGSPAALSPSIVSALNARKAEVDQILSQKVKIG